One Streptomyces umbrinus genomic window, GCCGGTCAGTTCGTGCTCGCCGAAGAGGACGCTGCCGGCGGTGGCGCGGTAGACCCCGGACAGGACGTTGAAACAGGTGGACTTTCCGGCGCCGTTGGGGCCGATGAGGGCGTGCACGGTGCCGGGGCGCACGGTGAAGTCGATGGCGTCCAGGGCGGTGAGGCCCGCGAACCGGACGGTCAACTCCCTTACGTGGAGCGGCGGGACGTCGGTGGTCGGCGAACTGGGCTCCGGCGGTGGGGAGTCCGACCGGGTGGTGTCCGTCCGGGTGTGGTCGGGTCTGGTTGTCGGGTCCCGTCGGCTGTGCGGCCGGGCGGGGTCCGGCTCGTCGTCGCCCGGTGTGCCGTCGCCCGGTGTGCCGTCGCTGGGCATGGCGTCGCTCGGCATGTCGGTGTTCACCCCTTCCAGCGGGTCAGGACCGGATGCGTGGTGCGGGCCCGCTCGGCGTCGGCCGCCGCGTCCTCGTCGACGACGCCCAGATAGCGGCGGCGCACCTCGTCGGAGGCGGCCAGCTCGTCCGCCGGCCCCGACAGGGTGACTTCGCCGACTTCGAGGACGTACGCGCGGGAGGCGAGCCGCAGGGCCAGGGCGGCGTTCTGTTCGACGAGCAGGATCGAGGTGCCCTGGGCGTTGATCTCCCGCACGGTGTCGGCGATCCGCTCGGCCATCAGCGGGGCGAGTCCGAGGGACGGCTCGTCGAGGAGCAGGATGCGCGGGGTGGCCATCAGGCCGCGGCCGACCGCGAGCATCTGCTGTTCCCCGCCCGACAGCAGGCCGGCGCGCTGCTGTGCGCGGTCGGCGAGGACGGGGAACAGTTCGTGGACGCGGCGCAGGGCGGCGGCCCGGCCGGCCCGGCCCCCGGTGGCTCCCAGTGCCCCGGCGCGGAGGTTGTCGGCGACGGTCATCCGGGCGAACACCCGCCGCCCTTCCGGTATTTGGGAGACTCCGGCGGCGACGACGCGGTCGGGCGACAGCCCGTCGAGGCGGCGGCCGTTCAGGCTCACCGTGCCGCCGGTGACCGCGCCGCCGTGGAAGGACAGCGTCCGGCAGGCCGCCCGGAGCAGGGTCGACTTGCCCGCGCCGTTGCCGCCGAGGACGGTGACCACGGCCCCCTCGGGCACCTCCAGGGACACCTGGCGCAGTGCGCGTACGGGCCCGTATCCGACCGACAGGTCGTGAACGACCAGCCCGGAACCGCCCGAACCATCCGAACCACCCATCGAACTCCCCCTGTTCTCGCCCCGTGTGGCGCT contains:
- a CDS encoding ABC transporter ATP-binding protein, with amino-acid sequence MGGSDGSGGSGLVVHDLSVGYGPVRALRQVSLEVPEGAVVTVLGGNGAGKSTLLRAACRTLSFHGGAVTGGTVSLNGRRLDGLSPDRVVAAGVSQIPEGRRVFARMTVADNLRAGALGATGGRAGRAAALRRVHELFPVLADRAQQRAGLLSGGEQQMLAVGRGLMATPRILLLDEPSLGLAPLMAERIADTVREINAQGTSILLVEQNAALALRLASRAYVLEVGEVTLSGPADELAASDEVRRRYLGVVDEDAAADAERARTTHPVLTRWKG